CTTGCCATTTCCGTAACCAGGCTTTGCAGGCGCTCGGTATGGCCGTCATAGATGAAGTCCCTTGCTCCAAGCGCCTTCTTGAGGGTTTGGAAGGCAAAATTCTGGGCATTTCTGCTGCGGTACAGCTTTTCCCTGTACATCTTGTTATCCGCTTCCTTGAAAAGGTCGCTCATGCTCTTGGGTATGCCGCTCCTGGCGGCAAAGCCGATGGAAATGCTCAGGGGCAGTCCGGGGTTTTCGGCGTTGTACCTGGCAATGGCCCCGCGTATCCTGCAGCAGGCATCCTCAAGGACTTTGTAGTCGCTTTCGGGGAGCAGCACTGCGAATTCATCACCTCCAATCCGGGCAACCATATCGCCCTCGCGAAACGATTCTTTTATTACTCTGGCAGCCGCAATCAACAATGCGTCGCCGGCATCGTGGCCCAGAGTGTCGTTTACTATTTTCAGGTCGTCCACGTCGCAGATGATAATCCCTACAGAGTCATAGCGCCCCTCCCCGGCCCGGCGCATCTCCTCCTCAAAATAGGCGCGGTTGTAAAGGCCGGTCAGGGAGTCATGCAGGCTCAGGTACATCAGCTGTTTTTCCACCTGTTTGCGCTCGGTAATATCGCGAATGGATTCAATGGCGCCGATCAGGTTCCCTTCGCTGTCGAAAAGGGGTGAGGCCTTACCCCAGAGGTGGACACCTCTTTCCTTTTTATACATGGACTTTATAAAGACCTCGGCAAAAATCGTCATATCGTCCCTTTTAACGTATTCATACTGCCGCTCTGTCTCCATGTCAACTTCAAAGACCAGGTCTATTAAAATGGGCCTGGGCTTTCCGTAAAAGGGCACGGCGTAAACATAATCGCCCTTGCCCAGGATTTCTTCCTTGCGCACTCCGGTAAGCTCCTCAATGGCCCGGTTCCAGGCAATTACCCTTCTGCTGCAGTCTATCACAAAGGTCGGGTCGGGCAGAAATTCAATTATGTCCACAAGCTGCCGGTTGGCAGCGCAAAGGTTTTCTTCCGCCCGCTTCCGCTCGGTAATGTCGCGGGCAATAAAGATGGCACCCGTTATCTGGCCTTCCTCGTCAAAGGTAAGGCTCCCGGTCGTTTCAAACCAGATGTAGTGGCCGTCAGCATGCCTGTAACGGTACTCCACCTTGCCCGCCGAGCGGGTTTCAACAGCGTGATCGTAAGCGGCCTTTACCTTTTCCAGGTCGTCCGGATGCACCAGCTCAAAAATTTGTGTCCCGATTATTTCCTCCGGTTCGTGCCCGGTGATGATCTTCGCCGAGGGGCTGATGTACTCGTAAATGCCGTCTTTGTTGACAATAGAAACTATATCGAAAATGTTTCCGGTAATCTGCCTCAGCCGATTCTCGTAAATTCTGAGATCGCTTTCCATCTTTTTTGGCCCTGTAATGTCCACACAGTTTCCCAAAACGGCCTTTTCCCCTCTGTAGGTGATGGGTGCAACCTGTTCTTGAAACCACCGAATCTCCCCGCTTTTTGTAACAATCCTGAACTCGTAGGGGAATTTCTCCTTCCCCCTTAACATACTGATGGCGTATTTCCTTACCTTTTCCCTGTCCTCGGGAAAAACGAGGGACGTTGCATCCCGTCCAAGCAGCTCGCCGGCGCCATAGCCGGTAATTTTCTGAAACTTGGGGCTGACGTACTGGAACTTTCCGCCGCGGACGATATAAACCCCCGACGGAAGGCTGTTCAATATATTTTCGTAAAGTTTTGTCGGCTGCTCCTTAATTCCATTTTCATATACCATATCAGAGCCTCCAAAACAATCAGTAAAAGGAACATTATACAAAAAACGACAAAAACCTTTAATTGTTTATTTTTTTCTTTAGATTTATTATTATATAATTTTTATGAAAAAGCAAAAAATGAACCACCTCCAAAGAGGCGGCATTAGCTGAGAATTAAAATATTATCTGCCTTTGGATCGGCAGTTCCCTGGAGGGTGCACTTTTCACGCTTAAGCATCTTAACATACTCCACAATTTCTTCTGTAATAATTTCTCCCATGCATACCACGGGAATGCCGGGAGGGTAAACCATGACCATTTCGCCCGCAACTTCGCCGGCGCAATGCTCGAGGGGAACGGATCTCTTTGGAGTATAAAAGGCATCCCTGGGCGGCATCACCACTTTGGGGTTAAACTGAAAGGCTTCAATTTTTTTTGTGCCGCGCCTTGCCGCCGTCCTGGAAATATCCTGCAGGGCACTAACCAAAGCTTCCAAATATTCCTTGCGCTCGCCTATGCTTATTATTGCCAGGATGTTGTACATATCGGCAAGCTCGATAAGAATGTTGTAGTCCCTGGCCAGCATTTCCTCCACTTCATAGCCGGTGAGCCCCAGTTCCTGGACGTTGATTAACAGCTTTGTCTCATCGAAACCAAAAGAGCCCGTCTCTTCAAAGAAGCCTTTATCGGGCGCAAAAAGCCCGTCAATCTTATTTATTTCTTCTCTTACCCACCTCGTTATTTCCAAAACCCGCTCCAGTATTTGCGCGCCTCTGGTGGCAAGCTGCTTTCTGGCAACATCGAGGGAACACAAAAGAATATAGGACGGGCTGGAGGTATAGGTCAGGTTCAGAACCTGCCTCACATAACCGGGGTCCACCTTGCCGGCGCCGATGAGCAGCGCCGAACTTTGCGTCAGCGAACCGCCGGTCTTGTGAAGGCTTACCGCGCTCATATCGGCCCCGGCTTTCATGGCAGACACCGGGAAACAGCCGTGGAAGTGCATATGGGTACCGTGGGCCTCGTCGGCCAGCACCGGAATATTGTTCTGCCGCGCCGCTTCAACAATACCCTTCAAATTGGAAGCAATGCCGTAATAGGAAGGGTTTATTACCAGGACCGCTTTCGTGCCGGGGTTTTCCTTTATAGCAGCAGCCAGGCTGTCCTCCGTAACGCCCAGCACAATGCCGAGCCTGTCGCTGACTTCCGGGAGCACATAAACCGGCCTGGCCCCGCTTAAAATTAAGCCGTTAAAAATCGACTTGTGCGCATTCCTGGGAATTATCACCTGTTCTCCGGGCTTGCAGGCGCTCATGATCATTGCCTGCACCCCCGAGGTGGTGCCGTTGATTAAAAAAAAGGCATGCTCCGCCCCGAAAGCATCCGCCAAGAGCCTTTCGGCCTCGGCAATTACCGCCGGTGGGTCCCAAAGAAAATCGATGCCCCTGGTCTGGTTGAGGTCCAT
The window above is part of the Pelotomaculum thermopropionicum SI genome. Proteins encoded here:
- a CDS encoding hypothetical protein (containing AtoS (COG2202), FOG: PAS/PAC domain, PAS domain, GGDEF, Diguanylate-cyclase (DGC) and HDc domain, Metal dependent phosphohydrolases with conserved 'HD' motif.), giving the protein MVYENGIKEQPTKLYENILNSLPSGVYIVRGGKFQYVSPKFQKITGYGAGELLGRDATSLVFPEDREKVRKYAISMLRGKEKFPYEFRIVTKSGEIRWFQEQVAPITYRGEKAVLGNCVDITGPKKMESDLRIYENRLRQITGNIFDIVSIVNKDGIYEYISPSAKIITGHEPEEIIGTQIFELVHPDDLEKVKAAYDHAVETRSAGKVEYRYRHADGHYIWFETTGSLTFDEEGQITGAIFIARDITERKRAEENLCAANRQLVDIIEFLPDPTFVIDCSRRVIAWNRAIEELTGVRKEEILGKGDYVYAVPFYGKPRPILIDLVFEVDMETERQYEYVKRDDMTIFAEVFIKSMYKKERGVHLWGKASPLFDSEGNLIGAIESIRDITERKQVEKQLMYLSLHDSLTGLYNRAYFEEEMRRAGEGRYDSVGIIICDVDDLKIVNDTLGHDAGDALLIAAARVIKESFREGDMVARIGGDEFAVLLPESDYKVLEDACCRIRGAIARYNAENPGLPLSISIGFAARSGIPKSMSDLFKEADNKMYREKLYRSRNAQNFAFQTLKKALGARDFIYDGHTERLQSLVTEMARAISLPENKIADLRLLAQFHDIGKVGIPDSILFKPGALDPEEYMEMQRHCEIGHLIAMSPPDLNHIADLILKHHEWWNGKGYPLGLKGEDIPLECRILTIADAYDAMTSDRPYRKAMTHEEAVSELKRCAGTQFDPYLVDKFLELLERKRKEQ
- the LdcC gene encoding arginine/lysine/ornithine decarboxylases, whose product is MLLDQNRTPLFDAVKYHVKRNAVPLQIPGHKHGNGLEEYRDFVGENVLRMDLNQTRGIDFLWDPPAVIAEAERLLADAFGAEHAFFLINGTTSGVQAMIMSACKPGEQVIIPRNAHKSIFNGLILSGARPVYVLPEVSDRLGIVLGVTEDSLAAAIKENPGTKAVLVINPSYYGIASNLKGIVEAARQNNIPVLADEAHGTHMHFHGCFPVSAMKAGADMSAVSLHKTGGSLTQSSALLIGAGKVDPGYVRQVLNLTYTSSPSYILLCSLDVARKQLATRGAQILERVLEITRWVREEINKIDGLFAPDKGFFEETGSFGFDETKLLINVQELGLTGYEVEEMLARDYNILIELADMYNILAIISIGERKEYLEALVSALQDISRTAARRGTKKIEAFQFNPKVVMPPRDAFYTPKRSVPLEHCAGEVAGEMVMVYPPGIPVVCMGEIITEEIVEYVKMLKREKCTLQGTADPKADNILILS